A window from Leptothermofonsia sichuanensis E412 encodes these proteins:
- a CDS encoding trifunctional serine/threonine-protein kinase/ATP-binding protein/sensor histidine kinase yields the protein MNLAELTTSIPGYRITNRLYISSRTVVYQAIRDGDRKPVVIKLLKSEYPTISDLAHFRNQYTIAQMLDLSGIVKPYSLESFRNGYILVMEDFGGISLKQYSQGHPLELSDFWAIALQLATTLHGLYQHGVIHKDIKPANILINPTTRQVKLADFSIASLLPKETQVLTNPNVLEGTLAYLSPEQTGRMNRGIDYRADFYSLGITFFELLTGQLPFQSEDPVELVHCHIARHPPVVHTLNPSVPPVLSEIVSKLMAKNAEDRYQSAPGLRHDLERCWYEWEKTGTISSFKLGQKDISDRFVIPEKLYGRGQEIATLLAAFDRVAGETGDQGRGTGDGVAGTNNQNLHEIASPLRSPSAPTCRSELLLVAGFSGIGKTAIVNEVHKPIALRRGYFIRGKFDQLQRSVPLFAFVQALRDLMGQLLTESDAQIERWKLRILRVLGENGQVLIDVIPELETILGPQPAVPELLGAAAQNRFNLLFQKFIQVFAAADHPLVIFLDDLQWADSVSLKLMQLLMGDAESRHLLLIGAYRDNEVSAAHPLMLTIDEICQTGTPVSAIALAPLQPADLNHLIADTLHCSPDQTHALSDLVYQKTKGNPFFTSQFLKSLYEEHLISFDPVAGGWQYNLSRIRTRSFTDDVMEFMGEQLQKLAPGTQTVLQLAACIGNQFDLATLAIVYGKSKAETASDLWEAVKEGLILPHGEGSKRVQFSEEIRLKHQATTESPLSAVHSSPPGYKFLHDRVQQAAYGLIPASQKQSTHLQIGRQLLASTPRAEREEKIFEIVNQLNYGVGLTGQPEAQAFERLTPTERAELTYLNLQAGEKAKAATAYSTALEYLTAGIKLLQIDGWQTQYELALALHESAAEAAYLGGDLDQMEQLADTLLSQAQTLLDQVKIYQIKIQAYTSQNRLLEAIAIARQALQQFGIEFPDQPGAEHIQSALQVTAALVNGRGVDALSHLPAMTDAARLAVMSLVSVAIPAIYLAAPMLFPLVILSQVNASLQFGNAPQSPFFYANYGILLSNILQDVATANQFGQLGLILVSQSDCKEIKTRTYFVLGAFIIHGKSHLKETLPYLMEGYQTGLEAGNLEFVGYCVKDICQYSYLIGRELPVLEKEIKTYSQVLASLKQVTTLNYCQIYWQAVLTLLGKPPDLCTLNGEAFNETRSLAQLLSANDITGLHYFYLHRLILSYLFGDIDQAMINAQKSQEFLAGGTGFATVPIFYFYDSLTCLAAQSETNLNHNLLEQVSENQRKLQDWAHHAPMNYLHKFYLVEAERYRVLGQRTEAIEYYDRAIAEVENNHYPNDKALIHELAAKFYLAWGREKIAQIYLADAYYSYIRWGAIAKVHDLENRYPQLLGSMLNSTTLNYRAESIPVTLSTSHPNSSTSLFQSLDFSTVLKASQVLSEKIQLEQLLSTLIRVLIENAGADNCRLILPEDHAWVVIHQAEDHTILQTELVNSGEIIPQSIVNYVIRTSETLVLDDARTETGFITDPYILKHQPKSILCTPIHNQGRLIGILYLENNLIARAFTRDRLEVLKLLTGQAAISLQNAILYNTLEQKVEQRTRELNQKNQDLSDTLAELKQTQTQLIQTEKMSSLGQMVSGVAHEINNPINFIYGNLSHADEYCKSLLHLIDQYQHYYPQPVEPIQRDIEAMDFEFLKDDLKKLFQSMRVGADRIRQLVLSLRNFSRLDEADMKPVDIHEGIDSTLLILQHRLKEKSGHAAIKIVKEYGQLPLVTCFASQLNQVFMNILSNAIDALDDTITSNGQTGQVQSPTIWIRTQLVDSNTITIRIADNGPGMSAEVKKHLFDPFFTTKPVGKGTGLGLSISYSIVEKHGGQLTVASEPGKGSEFLISIPAA from the coding sequence ATGAATCTGGCTGAATTGACGACTTCAATCCCAGGCTATCGCATTACCAATCGCCTCTACATAAGTTCCAGAACTGTTGTTTACCAGGCAATTCGAGATGGCGATCGCAAGCCCGTTGTGATTAAACTACTCAAGTCAGAATATCCTACCATCAGTGACCTGGCCCACTTCCGCAATCAGTACACCATCGCTCAAATGCTGGATCTCTCTGGCATTGTCAAACCCTACAGCCTGGAGAGTTTTCGTAACGGCTACATTTTGGTGATGGAAGACTTCGGCGGGATTTCCCTGAAGCAGTATAGCCAGGGGCATCCCCTGGAACTATCTGATTTTTGGGCGATCGCCCTTCAACTCGCCACTACCCTGCATGGTCTCTATCAGCATGGGGTGATCCACAAAGACATTAAGCCGGCCAATATTTTGATCAACCCCACCACCCGGCAGGTCAAGCTCGCCGATTTTAGCATTGCTTCCCTCCTCCCCAAAGAGACCCAGGTGCTGACCAATCCCAATGTTCTGGAAGGCACCCTGGCCTATCTGTCGCCAGAGCAGACTGGGCGGATGAATCGGGGGATTGATTATCGGGCTGACTTTTATTCTCTAGGAATTACTTTTTTTGAACTGCTCACCGGGCAATTACCCTTTCAATCTGAAGATCCTGTAGAACTGGTTCATTGCCACATCGCCAGACATCCCCCTGTTGTTCACACCCTCAATCCCAGTGTTCCGCCTGTTCTTTCTGAAATCGTCAGCAAGTTGATGGCGAAAAACGCAGAAGACCGCTATCAGAGTGCCCCTGGTTTACGGCATGATCTGGAACGATGCTGGTATGAGTGGGAGAAAACGGGAACCATCTCCTCCTTTAAGCTGGGGCAAAAAGACATTTCCGATCGCTTTGTCATCCCCGAAAAACTCTATGGACGCGGACAGGAAATTGCAACATTGCTGGCAGCGTTTGATCGGGTTGCAGGAGAAACAGGGGACCAGGGACGGGGGACGGGGGACGGGGTAGCGGGAACCAACAACCAGAACCTGCACGAAATTGCTAGTCCCCTCCGGTCTCCCTCCGCCCCTACCTGCCGCAGCGAACTCTTGCTGGTTGCCGGGTTTTCTGGGATCGGCAAAACCGCCATTGTGAATGAAGTGCACAAGCCGATCGCCCTGCGGCGGGGCTACTTTATTCGAGGCAAGTTTGACCAGCTTCAACGCAGCGTGCCTTTGTTTGCTTTTGTGCAGGCCCTGCGGGATTTAATGGGACAATTGTTGACCGAAAGTGATGCCCAAATCGAGCGATGGAAACTCAGGATTTTGAGGGTTTTGGGTGAAAACGGGCAGGTGCTGATTGATGTGATCCCCGAACTGGAAACGATTTTGGGTCCCCAACCTGCTGTCCCAGAGTTGCTGGGTGCAGCGGCACAGAATCGGTTTAATCTGCTGTTTCAAAAATTCATTCAGGTCTTTGCGGCAGCCGATCATCCCCTGGTGATTTTTCTGGATGACCTCCAGTGGGCAGATTCTGTGTCCTTAAAGCTAATGCAATTGTTGATGGGGGATGCAGAGAGTCGCCATCTCTTGCTGATTGGGGCATATCGGGACAATGAAGTTTCGGCTGCCCACCCGCTCATGCTGACCATTGACGAAATTTGCCAGACAGGAACGCCTGTGAGTGCGATCGCCCTGGCCCCCCTCCAGCCAGCCGATCTGAATCACCTAATTGCCGATACCCTGCATTGCTCCCCTGACCAGACCCATGCCCTCTCTGACCTGGTGTATCAGAAAACGAAAGGGAACCCCTTCTTCACCAGCCAGTTTCTCAAATCCCTGTACGAAGAACACCTGATTTCCTTTGATCCGGTGGCTGGAGGCTGGCAGTACAACCTGAGTCGCATCAGAACCCGGTCATTCACAGACGATGTGATGGAATTTATGGGAGAGCAATTGCAGAAATTGGCTCCTGGCACCCAGACCGTCTTGCAACTTGCAGCCTGCATCGGTAACCAGTTTGACCTGGCAACCCTGGCGATCGTCTACGGCAAATCCAAAGCCGAAACGGCCTCTGACCTCTGGGAAGCGGTCAAAGAAGGGTTGATCTTGCCTCATGGTGAAGGCTCCAAACGGGTTCAATTCTCAGAAGAAATCCGCCTGAAACATCAGGCAACCACAGAATCCCCTCTATCCGCTGTCCATTCTTCCCCACCGGGCTATAAATTTCTCCACGATCGCGTCCAGCAAGCAGCCTATGGCTTGATTCCAGCATCCCAAAAACAGTCCACCCATCTCCAAATTGGTCGGCAACTCTTAGCCAGCACGCCCAGAGCAGAGAGGGAAGAGAAAATTTTTGAGATCGTGAATCAGTTGAATTACGGTGTTGGACTGACGGGTCAACCAGAGGCGCAGGCATTTGAACGATTGACTCCAACCGAACGGGCGGAATTGACGTACCTGAACCTGCAAGCAGGGGAGAAAGCGAAAGCTGCGACCGCTTACTCAACCGCTTTAGAGTATCTGACCGCCGGGATTAAGCTGTTGCAGATTGACGGCTGGCAAACTCAATACGAACTGGCTCTGGCGTTGCATGAGTCTGCGGCAGAAGCTGCCTATCTGGGGGGTGACCTGGACCAGATGGAACAATTAGCCGACACACTCCTGTCGCAAGCTCAAACCCTGCTGGATCAGGTCAAAATCTATCAGATCAAGATCCAGGCCTATACTTCCCAGAATCGCCTACTGGAGGCGATCGCGATCGCCCGGCAGGCCCTTCAGCAATTTGGGATTGAGTTCCCCGATCAACCTGGAGCAGAACACATTCAATCTGCCCTCCAGGTGACCGCCGCTCTGGTTAACGGACGGGGGGTAGACGCACTCAGCCATCTACCAGCCATGACCGATGCCGCCAGGCTAGCGGTTATGAGTCTGGTATCGGTTGCCATTCCAGCCATTTATCTGGCGGCCCCCATGCTGTTTCCCCTCGTTATTCTGTCCCAGGTCAATGCCTCGCTTCAGTTTGGCAATGCGCCCCAGTCACCGTTCTTCTATGCCAATTACGGCATTCTCCTGTCCAATATTCTGCAAGATGTTGCCACAGCCAATCAGTTTGGTCAACTTGGACTTATCTTAGTATCCCAATCTGACTGCAAGGAAATTAAAACCCGTACTTATTTTGTGCTGGGAGCCTTCATTATTCATGGCAAATCCCATCTCAAAGAAACCTTACCGTACCTGATGGAAGGCTATCAGACTGGGCTGGAAGCAGGCAATCTGGAATTTGTTGGTTACTGTGTCAAAGATATTTGCCAGTATTCCTATCTCATTGGTCGAGAACTGCCTGTTTTAGAGAAAGAAATCAAAACCTACAGTCAGGTTCTGGCATCTCTGAAACAGGTCACCACCCTGAACTATTGTCAGATTTACTGGCAGGCGGTTCTGACGTTATTGGGTAAACCCCCTGACCTGTGCACATTAAATGGAGAGGCTTTTAATGAAACCCGGTCCCTGGCTCAGCTTCTGTCAGCCAATGATATTACTGGACTGCACTATTTTTACCTGCATCGGCTGATTTTGTCCTATCTTTTTGGCGATATTGACCAGGCTATGATCAATGCCCAGAAATCCCAGGAATTTTTAGCTGGCGGAACCGGATTTGCCACTGTTCCGATCTTTTACTTCTATGATTCACTGACTTGCCTGGCGGCTCAATCGGAAACCAACCTGAACCATAATTTGCTTGAGCAGGTATCAGAAAATCAGCGTAAACTGCAAGACTGGGCACACCATGCCCCGATGAACTATTTGCATAAATTCTATTTAGTTGAAGCCGAACGATATCGAGTTCTGGGACAGCGAACTGAGGCAATCGAGTACTACGATCGCGCCATTGCCGAGGTGGAAAATAATCACTATCCCAATGACAAAGCGTTAATTCATGAATTGGCAGCAAAGTTTTATCTGGCATGGGGTCGGGAAAAAATTGCTCAGATTTATCTGGCAGATGCCTATTACAGCTATATTCGATGGGGGGCGATCGCCAAAGTTCATGACTTAGAAAATCGCTATCCCCAACTGTTGGGTTCTATGCTGAACTCCACAACCCTAAACTATCGAGCTGAAAGTATTCCAGTTACACTCTCCACATCCCATCCCAACAGTAGCACCAGCCTCTTTCAATCATTAGATTTCTCTACGGTTCTTAAAGCCTCTCAAGTTCTATCTGAAAAAATTCAGCTTGAGCAACTCCTTTCAACCTTAATTCGAGTATTAATTGAGAATGCTGGAGCCGACAACTGTCGTCTGATTCTTCCAGAGGATCATGCATGGGTTGTGATTCACCAGGCAGAAGATCACACCATTCTGCAAACAGAATTAGTCAACTCTGGTGAAATAATTCCCCAGTCAATTGTTAACTATGTCATCCGAACTTCAGAAACCTTAGTTCTGGATGATGCCAGAACTGAAACAGGGTTTATCACCGATCCCTACATTCTAAAACATCAGCCTAAAAGTATTTTATGCACTCCTATTCACAACCAGGGACGGTTAATTGGCATTCTATATCTGGAGAACAATCTGATTGCCAGGGCATTTACCCGCGATCGCCTGGAAGTTCTTAAACTATTGACAGGTCAGGCAGCTATTTCTCTGCAAAATGCCATACTCTACAACACATTAGAGCAGAAGGTAGAGCAGCGAACCCGAGAGTTGAACCAGAAAAATCAAGATCTTTCTGATACTTTGGCTGAATTGAAGCAAACTCAAACCCAACTGATTCAAACTGAAAAAATGTCCTCTCTGGGTCAGATGGTTTCTGGAGTTGCCCACGAGATCAATAATCCGATTAATTTCATCTATGGCAACCTGAGCCATGCAGATGAGTACTGCAAAAGTTTACTGCATCTAATTGATCAATATCAGCATTACTATCCTCAACCTGTTGAGCCTATTCAACGGGATATAGAAGCAATGGATTTTGAATTCCTGAAGGATGATCTGAAGAAATTGTTTCAGTCTATGCGAGTAGGTGCCGATCGCATTCGCCAACTGGTGCTTTCCCTGCGCAATTTCTCGCGGTTGGATGAGGCAGATATGAAGCCAGTTGATATTCACGAAGGTATCGACAGCACATTACTGATTCTCCAGCATCGCCTTAAAGAGAAATCAGGTCACGCTGCGATCAAAATTGTTAAAGAGTATGGTCAACTGCCACTGGTTACCTGCTTTGCCAGCCAGTTAAACCAGGTGTTTATGAATATTCTGAGCAATGCAATTGATGCCCTGGATGACACAATAACCAGTAACGGACAAACTGGACAGGTTCAGTCTCCCACCATCTGGATTCGGACTCAGCTAGTAGACTCCAACACAATCACCATTCGGATTGCAGATAACGGTCCTGGCATGTCAGCCGAGGTGAAAAAACACCTGTTTGACCCATTTTTCACTACAAAGCCAGTGGGCAAAGGAACAGGACTGGGCCTATCGATCAGTTATTCGATTGTGGAAAAGCATGGTGGTCAGCTTACTGTGGCATCCGAACCGGGTAAAGGATCTGAATTTTTAATTTCAATTCCGGCGGCATAA
- a CDS encoding glycine betaine ABC transporter substrate-binding protein produces MFQATKRFWVPFLISLILAVGIVSCLPASQTTGDGDIILASKDFTEQDILGELLAQQIEAKTSLRVDRRPRLGGSFVCHQAITSGKIDAYVEYTGTAFTGILKQPPIADAREVHQRLKQLYGKQFNLEVMPSLGFENTFAMIIRGEDAQRYNLETLSQAAQYTPQWRGGFGYEFLEREDGFPGLARTYNLKFSRPPQIMDLGLIYRALIQKQVDLIAGNSTDGQIARLGLVVLKDDKHYFPPYEAAPIVRQGTLNRYPQLRDAINSLAGKISADEMQRMNYLVEGELRDVKEVARQFLLTEGL; encoded by the coding sequence ATGTTCCAGGCTACAAAGCGATTTTGGGTTCCTTTTCTGATCAGTCTTATCCTGGCAGTTGGGATTGTCAGTTGCCTGCCTGCAAGCCAGACTACGGGGGATGGAGATATTATCCTGGCTTCGAAAGACTTTACAGAACAGGACATTTTAGGGGAGTTGCTGGCCCAGCAAATTGAAGCGAAGACCAGCCTCAGGGTCGATCGCCGTCCTCGCCTAGGAGGCTCCTTTGTCTGTCACCAGGCCATTACCAGTGGCAAAATTGATGCCTACGTTGAATATACGGGCACCGCATTTACAGGTATCCTGAAGCAGCCACCCATTGCAGATGCCAGAGAAGTCCACCAACGGCTGAAGCAGTTGTATGGCAAACAGTTCAACTTAGAAGTGATGCCTTCCCTGGGGTTTGAAAATACCTTTGCCATGATTATTCGCGGTGAGGATGCCCAGCGCTATAACCTGGAAACCCTTTCTCAGGCAGCGCAGTACACCCCTCAGTGGCGGGGTGGATTTGGTTATGAATTTCTGGAACGGGAGGATGGCTTTCCTGGGCTTGCCAGAACCTACAACCTGAAGTTCTCCAGACCACCCCAGATTATGGATTTAGGCTTGATTTATCGGGCGCTGATTCAGAAGCAGGTGGACTTGATTGCCGGAAATTCTACAGATGGACAGATTGCCCGCCTGGGTCTGGTAGTGTTGAAGGATGATAAACACTACTTCCCACCCTATGAAGCCGCTCCCATTGTCCGCCAGGGAACTCTGAACCGGTATCCCCAGTTGCGGGATGCAATCAATTCCCTGGCAGGCAAAATTTCAGCCGATGAAATGCAGCGGATGAACTACCTGGTGGAAGGGGAATTGCGCGATGTCAAGGAAGTGGCGCGGCAGTTTTTGCTGACTGAGGGATTGTAG
- a CDS encoding alpha/beta hydrolase, whose translation MRDSLFASKSTVPSKSGSFSPIHRWVSLDRYSWLGVLAGCLVTSMAIPGQAAEKVYVTYGILERSVTVAALEAYARDGTMDENIAVYAQYGDPTDLEQIRNVLKSRADLSPIALAQFLYSPQGEELLKRVGEVIQPDSRDSGQQFIRAAVLLAATDSEGLTVLNFLRKFPSKGLRVNIKQGLEIAATLEKLVNQTKRATAIVAQQAEIERQTDEGFSLGGLDDPRLPGPFLPKKLSFTLVDASRPGTINSSESSSAQNSAVQAGAIGRVIPVDVYLPESVLPAPVKPVPVLVISHGLGSDRNTFTYLARHLASHGFAVLIPEHPGSNSKQLEALIRGIVSEVAEPTEFVDRPLDITYMLNEIGRHTSGDVVLKDRLDLQNVGVIGQSLGGYTALALGGAAINLKQLQAECRDLKNTFNLSLLLQCRAESLFVGEVQPTLQDNRVKAVMAMNPITSAVFGTEGLSQIQVPTMLVSSNADTVAPALLEQIKPFTWLTTPRKYLAMIDGGTHFSVLSGANPGAGVVALPQEVVGANPAIAHRYASALSVAFFKTYVGNQPAYRPFLSATYSRYLSEPFMPLSLVRSLVAEQLVGEGTGRSPVSTIPQSAKTAAPLP comes from the coding sequence ATGCGTGATTCGTTGTTTGCTTCTAAGTCAACCGTTCCTTCTAAATCAGGTTCTTTCTCGCCAATCCATCGTTGGGTTTCCCTGGATCGTTATTCGTGGCTGGGAGTTTTAGCTGGTTGCCTGGTGACCTCTATGGCGATTCCTGGGCAGGCAGCGGAGAAAGTCTATGTCACCTATGGCATTCTGGAGCGTTCGGTTACCGTAGCTGCCCTGGAGGCTTATGCCAGAGATGGCACAATGGACGAAAATATTGCCGTGTATGCTCAATACGGTGATCCGACGGATCTTGAGCAGATCCGAAATGTATTGAAATCACGAGCAGATCTCAGCCCAATTGCCCTTGCCCAGTTTCTTTACAGCCCCCAGGGGGAAGAACTGCTCAAGCGCGTCGGAGAGGTGATTCAGCCAGACTCCCGGGATTCTGGTCAGCAGTTTATTCGGGCAGCGGTCCTCCTGGCAGCCACGGATTCTGAAGGGCTAACGGTTTTGAACTTTCTACGTAAGTTCCCCAGTAAAGGGCTGCGAGTCAATATTAAGCAGGGGTTGGAGATTGCGGCCACCCTGGAAAAATTGGTCAACCAGACCAAGCGAGCAACCGCCATTGTGGCGCAACAGGCAGAAATAGAGCGCCAAACGGATGAAGGATTTTCCCTGGGAGGATTGGATGACCCCCGTCTTCCTGGTCCATTCCTGCCCAAAAAACTGAGTTTTACGCTGGTTGATGCCAGCCGTCCGGGCACCATTAATTCATCAGAAAGCAGTTCTGCCCAGAATTCTGCCGTTCAAGCTGGAGCGATTGGGCGGGTAATTCCTGTGGATGTTTACCTGCCAGAAAGTGTTTTGCCTGCTCCTGTGAAACCAGTTCCAGTTTTGGTGATTTCCCACGGCTTAGGTTCAGACCGCAATACGTTTACCTACCTCGCTCGCCATCTGGCTTCCCACGGGTTTGCGGTCCTGATTCCAGAGCATCCTGGTAGTAACTCAAAGCAGCTAGAGGCGCTGATTCGCGGCATCGTCAGTGAGGTGGCAGAACCCACTGAGTTTGTCGATCGCCCACTGGATATTACCTACATGCTGAATGAGATTGGGCGGCATACGTCCGGGGATGTGGTGTTGAAGGATCGATTAGACTTGCAGAATGTGGGGGTGATTGGCCAATCCCTGGGTGGATACACGGCCCTGGCTTTAGGGGGTGCTGCCATCAATCTGAAACAGTTGCAAGCCGAGTGCCGTGATTTGAAGAACACTTTTAATCTTTCCCTGTTGCTTCAATGCCGGGCTGAATCCCTTTTTGTGGGAGAGGTTCAGCCAACTTTACAGGATAATCGGGTGAAGGCAGTCATGGCGATGAATCCGATCACCAGCGCTGTATTTGGGACGGAAGGACTGAGTCAGATCCAGGTGCCTACCATGCTGGTGAGTAGTAATGCTGATACCGTTGCCCCCGCCTTACTGGAGCAAATCAAGCCATTTACCTGGCTCACGACCCCCCGTAAATATCTGGCAATGATCGATGGCGGCACTCACTTTTCAGTCTTGAGTGGAGCGAATCCGGGTGCTGGGGTAGTGGCACTGCCCCAGGAAGTTGTAGGAGCTAACCCGGCGATCGCCCATCGCTATGCCAGTGCCCTCAGTGTGGCATTTTTTAAGACCTATGTGGGCAATCAGCCTGCCTATCGCCCTTTTCTGAGTGCTACCTACAGCCGGTACCTGAGTGAACCCTTTATGCCGTTGAGCCTGGTGCGATCGCTGGTGGCAGAGCAATTGGTCGGCGAGGGAACCGGGCGATCGCCCGTCTCTACAATCCCTCAGTCAGCAAAAACTGCCGCGCCACTTCCTTGA
- a CDS encoding chlorophyll a/b-binding protein produces the protein MRSGMVTEERGRLNNYAIEPKMYTADESQFGFNKGSELLNGRLAMIGFVALIALEVLTGHGVLGVLANL, from the coding sequence ATGAGAAGTGGCATGGTAACGGAAGAGCGTGGCAGGCTTAACAACTACGCCATTGAGCCAAAGATGTACACAGCAGATGAGTCTCAGTTTGGCTTTAATAAGGGATCTGAGCTGCTTAATGGCAGGTTGGCCATGATTGGCTTTGTGGCGTTGATTGCACTCGAAGTTTTGACCGGACATGGAGTCTTGGGTGTTCTGGCAAATCTCTAA
- a CDS encoding PadR family transcriptional regulator, which produces MTLKEIYQFFQSQPAVYLNQELATCFVLHTLLKQDSYGTELIQIVEDQYPPYRLSDTVLYGALRFLLREGVITSYSRKVEGRGRPRLMYHLSQEMESQASELAQLWQDYVARNSLVFA; this is translated from the coding sequence ATGACGCTCAAAGAGATTTATCAGTTTTTCCAGAGCCAACCTGCTGTCTATCTGAATCAGGAACTGGCTACCTGTTTTGTTCTGCATACGTTACTGAAACAGGACTCCTACGGTACAGAACTCATTCAAATCGTGGAAGACCAGTACCCACCCTATCGGTTATCTGACACCGTTCTCTATGGGGCGCTCAGATTCTTGCTGCGGGAAGGGGTAATTACGAGCTATTCCAGGAAGGTGGAAGGACGGGGACGCCCCCGGCTGATGTATCACCTTTCTCAAGAGATGGAGAGTCAAGCCAGTGAGCTGGCACAGCTATGGCAGGACTATGTAGCCCGAAATAGCCTTGTGTTTGCCTGA
- a CDS encoding DUF4168 domain-containing protein — protein MVKHILASCSLMLLLGVGSLPVQAQSPSPAPAQTAAPTKVSTEELKKFTSALKKALLIMQERDNQMVQAVQKEGLTEERFNEIHQSRQDPSKKPSQQVTSKEEQSYKQAFSQLVEIEKNTQAKMEKALESEGMNVARFNEILAQVQKDPSLQQEVRKLIQQ, from the coding sequence ATGGTGAAACACATTTTGGCAAGCTGCTCCCTGATGTTGCTGTTAGGAGTTGGTAGCTTACCAGTCCAGGCACAAAGCCCATCCCCCGCGCCCGCTCAAACGGCAGCTCCCACCAAGGTTAGTACTGAGGAACTGAAAAAGTTTACCAGTGCCCTCAAAAAAGCCCTGTTGATTATGCAGGAGAGGGACAACCAGATGGTGCAGGCCGTCCAGAAAGAAGGATTGACTGAGGAGCGATTCAATGAAATCCATCAGTCCCGTCAAGATCCCTCCAAGAAACCCAGTCAGCAGGTAACTTCTAAGGAAGAGCAAAGCTATAAACAGGCGTTCTCTCAACTGGTTGAGATTGAGAAAAATACCCAGGCAAAGATGGAAAAGGCTCTTGAGTCTGAAGGTATGAATGTTGCCCGGTTTAACGAGATTCTTGCCCAGGTACAGAAAGATCCCTCCTTGCAACAGGAAGTCAGAAAGCTGATTCAGCAATAA